The genomic interval GCGGTCAGGGGGCCTGGGTCCGCTGCTCCCGCGCGAGCTCCTCGCGGAAGAAGGCGCTGCCCTTCGCCAGCTGCGCCATGTAGCCGCGCACGTCCTCGCGCGCCTCGACGGACAGCTCCGCGAAGGGCGTCACGTGGACGTCCGGCACGTAGCGGAACGTGAGGTTGATGCGGCGCGTCCGGAAGTCGGGCAGCTTCGGCGCCAGGTCATGGCCTCCGCGCGTGTCGACCCGCTGGACCCGGTGGAACGTCTCGTCCTTCCACCGCGCCCCGCCAAAGAGCTCCAGCGAGCCATCATCCAGCCACTGCTCCAGCACCACCTCGTCGCGCTCACCCGGACGCGATGACGTGACGAACTGGATGAGCGCCCGCTCGCCAAAGGAGAGCGAGGCCACCGGCCCGGGCTCGAAGTCCTTGTGCTCGCCCACCCGCGCCGTGTCCACCCAGCGGTCTGCCTCCAGGCGGCTGCCGTAGAAGTTCACCAGACACGTGTTGAGGTGCCAGCCCTTGGGCATCTCCGGGCCCCGGAACATGCGCCGCGCCAGCTCCTCCACCTTCGACACCTGCCGCT from Myxococcus stipitatus carries:
- a CDS encoding alpha-ketoglutarate-dependent dioxygenase AlkB, yielding MALPPRRGPSLAHKARQRSPGHHYNASFLSSADRADILTWLGGLHPLWEERYSQHFPPPPGQQQRRLLRPVYWLGNWQFACLDYYRPPKGVLNRCVKAEPFPGVLQRQVSKVEELARRMFRGPEMPKGWHLNTCLVNFYGSRLEADRWVDTARVGEHKDFEPGPVASLSFGERALIQFVTSSRPGERDEVVLEQWLDDGSLELFGGARWKDETFHRVQRVDTRGGHDLAPKLPDFRTRRINLTFRYVPDVHVTPFAELSVEAREDVRGYMAQLAKGSAFFREELAREQRTQAP